One window of the Bacillus sp. 2205SS5-2 genome contains the following:
- a CDS encoding esterase/lipase family protein gives MKKLKLVSSLFLLVFLLLPSSMIASENANASVPSPAGVTDTPGTWFVGAIPNNVNPNKSPIVFVQGLHGNAKEWWKETVYYGKNDMYQHAYLNGYRTAFVQLEDSTGGDAADMWHNGKMLANMLEEIYDYFGEKVTIVAHSKGGVDTQAALVHYGAWPFVDDVITLSTPHSGSPLADLAYSWYAGWLAELIERTDDGTYSMQTGEMEKFRSLIDNNENAFKNNYYTASGTGWGPLFSALWFGGLYLGGDNDGLVPVWSTQLPYGKHFYSGGDNINHDNIRTGSSSFKQIDAILSGSATSFSPTSFSSESVDSNYIPEQLLRGDSLASNIAVTEMIPVESGNHQVVFQVMTSGSDVNLTLTSPKGKQYSQSSKQYTNYVDKDYFKDAFIQTFKINKPEAGKWKISMESKKEDAYFIVTNFQGSKSLNMTWSELERKAKDTKNFTKQKDSSSKKIKIDKKIKNKKPNQTKREMEHSVDFNNVMESTTSNVTYEIIGTTKNGEKYYRTAVKSYYNY, from the coding sequence ATGAAAAAACTAAAGCTAGTTTCATCTCTCTTTCTGCTTGTCTTTTTATTATTACCTTCGAGTATGATAGCAAGTGAAAATGCGAATGCTAGTGTTCCAAGTCCAGCAGGAGTTACAGATACACCAGGAACTTGGTTCGTAGGTGCGATTCCTAACAACGTTAATCCTAATAAATCCCCTATTGTCTTCGTACAAGGACTTCACGGAAATGCTAAGGAATGGTGGAAAGAAACGGTATACTACGGGAAAAATGATATGTATCAACATGCCTATTTAAATGGGTATCGCACAGCCTTTGTACAATTAGAGGATTCAACTGGCGGAGATGCAGCAGATATGTGGCATAATGGAAAAATGCTGGCTAACATGTTAGAAGAGATTTATGACTATTTTGGTGAAAAAGTGACGATTGTTGCTCACAGTAAAGGTGGAGTCGATACCCAGGCTGCCTTGGTTCATTATGGAGCATGGCCATTCGTTGACGACGTCATTACCCTCTCAACTCCACACTCTGGCTCTCCATTAGCTGATTTAGCCTACAGTTGGTATGCTGGCTGGTTAGCTGAGCTAATTGAACGTACGGATGATGGAACCTATTCTATGCAAACAGGGGAAATGGAAAAATTCCGTTCTCTTATCGATAATAATGAAAACGCATTCAAAAATAATTATTACACTGCTTCTGGTACAGGATGGGGACCGTTATTCTCTGCTCTTTGGTTTGGAGGCTTATACCTCGGAGGCGATAATGATGGACTCGTTCCGGTTTGGAGTACACAGCTCCCCTATGGTAAGCATTTCTATTCGGGTGGTGATAATATAAATCACGATAATATTCGTACTGGTTCAAGTTCTTTTAAGCAGATTGATGCAATACTTAGCGGAAGCGCCACATCCTTTTCACCTACAAGCTTCTCATCAGAATCAGTAGATTCCAATTACATACCAGAACAGTTATTAAGAGGGGATAGCTTAGCTTCAAATATAGCAGTGACCGAAATGATTCCGGTTGAATCAGGAAATCATCAAGTCGTATTCCAGGTGATGACTAGTGGCAGTGATGTCAATTTAACCCTTACCTCGCCAAAAGGGAAACAATATTCACAAAGCTCCAAACAGTACACTAATTATGTGGATAAAGACTATTTTAAAGATGCATTTATTCAAACCTTTAAAATAAACAAACCTGAAGCAGGAAAATGGAAAATTTCAATGGAAAGTAAGAAGGAAGATGCTTACTTTATTGTTACAAATTTTCAAGGATCAAAATCCCTCAATATGACGTGGTCAGAACTAGAAAGAAAAGCAAAAGATACGAAGAATTTCACCAAACAAAAAGATTCGTCATCCAAAAAAATCAAAATTGATAAAAAAATCAAAAATAAAAAACCAAATCAAACCAAAAGAGAAATGGAGCATAGTGTCGACTTTAACAATGTTATGGAGTCCACTACCTCTAATGTCACGTACGAAATTATAGGTACAACAAAAAATGGCGAAAAGTATTACCGAACGGCAGTAAAATCCTATTATAATTACTAA
- a CDS encoding nucleotide pyrophosphohydrolase — translation MEKLIKEVIKFRDERGWNHHNREKDLAVSIVLEASELLENFQWKASEEATEANRQNIKEEMADVFIYLVQLADSMDIDLEEEVYKKLEKNALKYPVES, via the coding sequence ATGGAAAAACTAATTAAAGAAGTCATCAAATTCAGAGATGAGCGCGGGTGGAATCATCACAACCGTGAAAAAGACTTGGCGGTTTCGATCGTCCTGGAAGCGAGTGAGTTGCTGGAGAACTTTCAGTGGAAAGCAAGCGAAGAAGCAACAGAAGCAAATCGTCAAAACATCAAAGAAGAGATGGCTGACGTTTTCATATATTTAGTGCAGCTTGCGGATTCAATGGATATTGATTTGGAAGAAGAGGTATATAAAAAGCTTGAGAAGAATGCTCTAAAATATCCAGTTGAATCCTGA
- a CDS encoding GGDEF domain-containing protein has translation MKNQLFYEDSRFSQLKEKTYLHLLPILIIAYSGILLLLFMKGTLDILNGITFITLCVGLSIIYLVLLFHRNSLRFTELAAVGISSFIYLLRIYDSILFDLGRYEYIGTVTHWMALIYILFFFTFRGQKALNLSLLLYVLTLLPGIYHVFFSMQLSVDTLDTLIQYYISNLVYIFSLFYLQKIIEFYLQAETAHHIANTDYLTALPNRRRMDELLQEGIAASTLSATPLSVALFDVDFF, from the coding sequence ATGAAGAACCAACTTTTTTACGAAGACAGCCGTTTCAGCCAGTTGAAAGAAAAGACTTATCTTCATTTGCTGCCTATATTAATTATTGCCTATTCCGGTATTTTGCTGCTCCTCTTCATGAAAGGAACACTTGATATCCTTAATGGCATTACATTTATCACATTATGTGTTGGACTTTCAATAATCTATTTAGTCCTCTTGTTTCACAGAAATTCACTTCGTTTCACGGAGTTAGCAGCAGTAGGTATCAGTTCCTTTATCTACCTACTAAGAATCTATGATTCCATTCTGTTTGACCTCGGTCGGTATGAATATATTGGAACCGTAACACATTGGATGGCATTAATTTATATTTTATTTTTCTTTACTTTTAGGGGACAAAAAGCACTTAACCTTTCGTTACTTCTTTATGTATTAACGTTACTTCCTGGAATTTATCATGTATTTTTCAGTATGCAGTTAAGTGTTGATACGCTTGATACCCTTATTCAATATTATATTTCCAATTTAGTGTATATCTTTTCCCTTTTCTATTTACAAAAAATTATTGAATTCTACCTTCAAGCAGAGACTGCTCATCACATTGCAAACACGGACTATTTGACCGCACTTCCAAATCGACGAAGAATGGATGAGCTTCTTCAAGAAGGAATAGCAGCATCTACACTCTCTGCAACTCCTCTATCTGTGGCCCTATTTGACGTTGATTTTTTTTAA
- the rlmD gene encoding 23S rRNA (uracil(1939)-C(5))-methyltransferase RlmD, with translation MIADIEQFDSKGSGIAINWRENEHGNPKKLKLTIPQTLLGEKVRVTVDQPERRRRKAMPDEILEAHPERTDAPCPHFERCGGCVWQHWEYSGQLSQKTEHVKQAIKAQGFDPNLVENTIGMDEPWRYRNKMEFTFSPDGSLGLHEQGNFRKIISLETCLIASEEMVAAAMEVADWVKDHELKGYNKDLHEGLLRHLMVRQSFATGELMLALFATEAPEDHQTAVADLVHRIGEKFPSVKSLLWLENTNWADRTQSEKNHLLAGRDFIYDEMDGYRFRLWFDTFFQTNPTQAQKLVDLAIEMGQPKKTEKMIDLFCGVGTFSLPFASKVGELAGIEIVESSIESAKRNAKDNGIENTTFLAKDARKGIDEMLESFGRPELLLLDPPRSGAGGKVMRRIGRSQPERIVYVSCNPDTFATDIKELEAFGYSLQGVQPVDLFPHTVHVECVASLVLK, from the coding sequence ATGATTGCTGATATCGAGCAATTTGATAGTAAAGGTTCAGGAATCGCTATAAATTGGCGCGAAAATGAACATGGTAATCCAAAAAAATTAAAACTTACGATTCCGCAAACATTACTAGGAGAAAAAGTGCGTGTAACAGTCGACCAGCCGGAACGGAGAAGAAGAAAGGCCATGCCGGACGAAATACTAGAAGCACATCCGGAAAGAACAGATGCACCGTGCCCGCATTTTGAACGTTGCGGAGGATGTGTCTGGCAGCACTGGGAGTATTCAGGTCAGTTAAGTCAAAAGACTGAGCATGTGAAGCAGGCAATTAAAGCACAAGGTTTTGATCCAAATCTCGTTGAAAATACGATAGGGATGGATGAACCTTGGCGCTATCGTAATAAAATGGAATTTACCTTTTCTCCAGATGGGTCACTTGGGTTGCATGAGCAGGGGAATTTCCGCAAGATTATTTCATTGGAAACATGTTTAATCGCAAGTGAAGAAATGGTCGCTGCTGCGATGGAAGTAGCAGACTGGGTAAAAGATCATGAATTAAAAGGGTACAACAAAGATCTACATGAAGGATTGCTACGCCACTTAATGGTTCGACAATCATTTGCGACAGGAGAACTCATGTTAGCTTTGTTTGCGACAGAGGCACCTGAGGACCATCAAACAGCGGTAGCTGATTTGGTGCATCGTATCGGCGAAAAATTCCCAAGTGTAAAAAGTTTGTTATGGCTCGAGAACACGAATTGGGCCGATCGCACCCAATCAGAAAAAAATCATCTTCTAGCCGGACGCGATTTTATTTATGATGAAATGGATGGCTATCGATTCCGTCTTTGGTTTGATACGTTCTTCCAAACGAACCCGACACAAGCACAGAAATTGGTCGACTTAGCGATTGAAATGGGTCAACCAAAGAAAACAGAAAAAATGATTGATCTTTTCTGTGGAGTTGGGACGTTCTCCCTACCATTCGCTAGCAAAGTAGGCGAGCTTGCCGGAATTGAAATAGTTGAGAGCTCGATTGAATCAGCTAAACGTAATGCAAAAGATAATGGAATAGAGAATACCACCTTCTTGGCGAAGGATGCACGAAAAGGAATTGACGAAATGCTGGAGAGCTTCGGTCGTCCAGAGTTATTACTCCTTGATCCACCCCGTTCAGGTGCAGGTGGGAAGGTTATGAGACGAATTGGACGTTCCCAACCCGAGCGAATTGTGTATGTATCGTGTAATCCGGATACATTTGCTACAGATATTAAGGAGCTTGAAGCATTTGGCTATTCTTTACAAGGAGTTCAGCCAGTGGATCTGTTCCCTCATACGGTACATGTTGAGTGTGTTGCCAGTTTAGTATTGAAATAG
- a CDS encoding YbjQ family protein: protein MIIVNTEEIVGYEIEEMLGVVRGNIVQAKHIGKDITAAFRTLFGGEIKEYSEMLTDARKRAMHLMVEEAKEIEADGIVNIRFVTSQIMQGASELLVYGTAVKLKQTKV, encoded by the coding sequence ATGATTATAGTAAATACTGAAGAAATTGTTGGTTATGAGATTGAGGAAATGCTCGGAGTAGTTCGAGGCAATATCGTTCAAGCCAAGCATATTGGGAAGGATATTACAGCCGCTTTTCGAACATTATTCGGTGGAGAAATCAAGGAATACTCTGAGATGCTAACTGATGCTCGTAAAAGAGCCATGCATCTGATGGTCGAAGAAGCAAAGGAAATTGAAGCAGACGGAATTGTAAATATTCGTTTTGTCACATCACAAATAATGCAAGGTGCGTCTGAGTTACTTGTATACGGAACAGCAGTAAAGTTGAAGCAGACTAAGGTATAA
- a CDS encoding translocation protein TolB, which yields MGMRFLLLLVFLIISFSTRVDAEIPLKAAFIRDHQLWMVEGEVEIQLTTGRDVYSPKWSKDGRFIAYLDRDQQQGKNYLYLYDTEKKESYQPYKTIETRNYKWSPTTNQLAYNAGGVLNVTKTKNGRPEGFENVSLGVSDFTWFPNGKAFIVSSHSNLLPSGWEPVHLFTVPVDAKLDLNKIQPFFTIPTNTTNLFAINAQYFKWSSDGKWVSFLATPTASLSNDSNTLCVLSSEGKNFQVLGKMLWFKDWMKWAPTKNQLAFIAGEGRFFVENKKTTIADIPTMNTRKEYTPKGYVDLDLVWFSPDEVIVARAKENKEWKEGGVPTMFTRLYLINLKSGDQRQITFPDNKMVDDTPQVVGGGYITWFRKKGRERQGDVLYKKKVNASEEMWIKKVDSAPVFYIGR from the coding sequence ATGGGAATGAGGTTTTTATTATTATTAGTATTTTTGATTATTTCCTTTTCAACAAGGGTTGATGCGGAAATTCCTCTTAAAGCTGCATTTATCCGCGATCATCAGTTATGGATGGTAGAAGGTGAGGTGGAAATTCAATTAACCACAGGAAGGGATGTGTATTCTCCCAAGTGGTCTAAGGATGGTCGATTTATTGCGTATTTGGACCGTGATCAACAGCAAGGAAAAAACTATTTATATCTTTACGATACGGAAAAAAAGGAAAGCTACCAGCCGTATAAAACCATTGAAACGAGAAATTATAAATGGTCGCCAACTACCAATCAATTAGCGTACAATGCGGGTGGTGTTCTGAACGTGACAAAAACAAAAAATGGACGACCAGAAGGATTTGAAAATGTGTCTCTCGGAGTGAGTGATTTTACTTGGTTTCCGAATGGAAAAGCGTTTATCGTCTCCTCGCATTCGAACTTACTTCCATCTGGATGGGAACCAGTTCATCTATTCACTGTTCCAGTAGATGCAAAACTCGATTTGAATAAAATCCAACCTTTTTTCACGATTCCAACGAATACGACCAACTTGTTTGCTATTAATGCCCAATATTTTAAATGGAGTTCGGACGGAAAATGGGTTAGTTTCTTAGCTACTCCTACTGCTTCGTTGTCTAATGATAGTAATACGCTTTGTGTTCTATCATCAGAAGGAAAGAATTTTCAAGTGTTAGGAAAAATGCTCTGGTTTAAAGATTGGATGAAATGGGCCCCAACCAAAAATCAATTAGCCTTTATTGCGGGAGAAGGTCGATTTTTTGTGGAAAATAAAAAAACAACGATTGCAGATATTCCGACTATGAACACCCGCAAGGAATATACTCCAAAAGGGTATGTAGATCTCGATTTAGTGTGGTTTTCTCCAGATGAAGTGATTGTCGCGCGGGCAAAAGAAAATAAAGAGTGGAAAGAAGGGGGAGTTCCGACGATGTTCACGAGGCTTTACCTTATTAATCTAAAATCAGGAGACCAAAGACAGATTACCTTTCCAGATAACAAAATGGTCGATGATACCCCGCAAGTAGTGGGAGGGGGCTATATTACTTGGTTTCGAAAGAAGGGAAGGGAAAGACAGGGAGATGTTTTGTATAAAAAGAAGGTTAATGCTTCTGAGGAGATGTGGATAAAAAAGGTAGACTCTGCTCCGGTATTTTACATCGGTAGGTAA
- a CDS encoding LacI family DNA-binding transcriptional regulator: MVNIKDVAIRAGVSVTTVSRVLNNRGYISKETRQRVKDAMAATNYSPNQIARALQKSQSYILAIIVPDSNHPFFSELIKHIEVYANTKNYKVLICNSLDQPEKEANYLTMLKENRVDGLIICSHTLDVEEYKKANFPIVTFDRIISSQFPYVASDNFRGGEMATEHLIQSGCKKLLHISGPLKLDLLANRRTDAFRLTCMKHQLPHQVIEGSDDNLTFEYFKNFIKNDVSEVLADFDGVFCSNDFLAYSLYLYALENGINIPEQLKIIGYDYHSFTRILQTPRLTTIAQPVDRLGKVLSSTIINMVELKDHDSINNTVVDVQLIQGQTT; the protein is encoded by the coding sequence GTGGTAAATATTAAAGATGTTGCAATCCGTGCTGGTGTATCTGTTACTACGGTGTCACGAGTATTAAATAATAGGGGGTATATTAGCAAAGAAACGAGGCAAAGGGTTAAGGACGCGATGGCTGCTACAAATTACTCACCTAATCAAATCGCCCGAGCCCTTCAAAAGAGTCAATCCTATATACTAGCTATCATCGTTCCAGACTCCAATCATCCATTTTTCTCTGAATTAATTAAGCATATTGAGGTGTACGCAAATACAAAAAATTATAAAGTTCTTATTTGCAATTCACTCGACCAACCTGAGAAAGAAGCAAATTATTTGACGATGCTGAAAGAAAACAGAGTGGATGGCCTAATCATCTGTAGTCACACATTAGATGTAGAAGAATATAAAAAGGCGAATTTCCCAATCGTCACCTTTGACCGGATTATTTCGAGTCAATTTCCTTATGTTGCTTCAGACAATTTTCGAGGTGGCGAAATGGCTACGGAACATTTAATTCAATCCGGGTGTAAAAAGCTATTACATATATCAGGTCCTTTAAAACTAGATTTATTAGCCAACCGTCGTACTGATGCTTTCAGGTTAACTTGTATGAAACACCAACTTCCTCATCAAGTCATTGAGGGCTCGGATGATAACTTAACCTTTGAGTATTTTAAAAATTTCATTAAAAATGATGTGTCCGAAGTGCTCGCGGATTTCGATGGGGTCTTCTGCAGTAACGACTTCCTCGCCTACAGCCTCTATCTTTACGCATTAGAAAACGGCATAAACATTCCTGAACAATTGAAAATAATTGGCTATGACTATCATAGTTTCACTCGAATACTCCAAACTCCTAGACTGACAACAATTGCCCAACCTGTTGATCGGCTAGGGAAAGTATTAAGTTCAACCATAATCAATATGGTTGAACTTAAGGACCACGATTCAATCAACAATACAGTCGTGGACGTTCAATTGATTCAAGGGCAAACAACATGA